The genome window ACCGCGGAGGCGACTACCTCCCCGACGTCTACCACGAGTGGCTCGAAGACGGGCCCGGAGAGGGTAAAAAGACGTTCCTCGCGGAGGTCGACGGCGACGTCGCGGGGATCGTCCAGGCGGTCATGCTCTCTGCGGACGAAGCCTGGTTCCAGAGCATGCGCGTCTCGAGCGACCACCGTCGCCAGGGTGTGAGCCAGCGGCTGAACGAGGCGCTGTTCGAGTGGGCACGCGAGCAGGGGGCGACGGTCGGCCGCGTGATGATCTTCTCGTGGAACACGGCGTCGTTCGCGGCTGCCCGGACCGCGGGCTTCGAGCCGCGCACCGAGTTCCGGTTCGCTCACGTCGAGCCCGATTCCGACGCGACGGCCCCCGCGGGCTACTCGGTCTCGAGCGATCCGACGGCCGCGTGGCGTTACTGGACGCACAGTGACGCACGCGAGCACCTGGCTGGCCTCGGACTCGCCCCGGAGGAGTCGTGGGCGATGCGAGAACTGACTCGAGAGGACGTCGAGACGTTCGCCAACGAGACGGCCGTTTTCGCGGTCGAGGGCGAATCGGGACGAGCTGGCACGGCGTATCGGACGCGGATCTACGACCGACAGACGGACGACGGCGAAACCGAGACCTGGGCCGAGTACGGCGTCGGCGCCTGGGACGACGTCGACGCAGCCCGCGCGCTGTTCGCGGCGATCGCTCGAGATGGGGCCACGGTGGGTGCCGATCGGACACGGGTGATGATCCCGGAGACGGCCACGTTCGTCACCGACGCTGCCTACGCGGGCGCTGGACTGGCCGACGAGCCGGATTTCGTCCTCGAGATCGGGCTCTCCACGACCACGTGAACCGCCGGTCGAACGAGTGAGCCTCTCGACGGCAGTAGGCTGCGTCTTCGTGTCATTGGGTCCCACGAGTCCTGCGGGAGGGAAAGTGGAAGGAGCGTCGAGCACGTGGGGGCGAGTATGGAGCAGCCAGAACCAGCCGAGGGGTGGCCCGACGAGCCACTCTCGGAAGCAGCCGCCAGTGACCTACTCGAAGGCGACGTCGTCGCCGTCTGGGTCATGGACCACGACGACGGCGTTCGGTCGGTCGCCCTCCCGCCGGGTGCGCCGGACGACGCAGTCGTCGACGTCGTTCTCGAGACGACCGAGGCCTTCGAGATGTACAGCTACAGCCGTGGCCAGTGGATGGATTACGGCACACAGCGCAAAGACGACGACGAGGCACCGTCGATGGCGGGGACGCTACAGAGCTATCGCGTCCTCGCCGGCGATTCAGACGCCCTCTGAGGAGGAACGGCGGGCAGTGCAGCACTCCGCTGGATGCTCGAGCGAAGCGTCGAACCGAACGCGACGACGATCGGCGTCGTGGGTCGCTCGAGCGAGTGCAGAGCACCCGGCTGGACACCGACTCCCGATCAGCCGCCGCTGACCGGCGGGAACAGCGCCAGTTCGTCGTCGCCCTCGAGTTCCGTCTCGAGGCCGTCTTCCTCCACGACGACGTTCGAGCCGTTTCGAAGGACGTTGATCTGTGAGCGCAGGTCGCCGTCGTCGGTGAGAACGCGACCGGCGAGATCGGACCGGTCGTCGACGAGTTGCTCGAGCGCGTCTCCGACAGTGTCGCCGGCCGACGCCTCGACGGTGACGCGTTTGTCCCCCGCACGTTCGGCGAGATCGGCGAACAGTTTCCACTCCGTAGACATACGTGTCGGTATCGGAGCCGGGGGCAAGTAGCTACCGCTCGCGGCGGCCGGGATCGGTAGACAAGGCGACGTTTATGATTGCGGGACCCACACCGCAGTACATGGCCGCGGACCGGACAGCTCGATCCCGCTTGCCCGACAACTGGCACCGGATACTCACGACCCGTGTTGCCGTCGCGCTCGCGCTAGCGGTCGCGTTGTTATCGGTTGCGACGGCGATCATCAACATCGGCACCGACGTCGTCTACGGACCGCTCGCGCCCTATATTCCGGAGGCCGTTCGCGACGCCGCGGGCTTCACCGGCGCGCTAACCGGCTTTTTGATGGTCGGGAGCGCACTCGCATTGCGGCGCGGACTCCGCGTCGGCTGGTGGGCGACGCTGCTTCTGTTGCCCCTGACCGCAGCCCAGGGCTTTCTCCAGTTAAGTCAGTACTCGCTGCCGCTGGTCGTCCTCTCGCTCGTCACGATCCCCGTATTACTGCTCACCCGCAAGCGGTTCGATAACTCGCTGTCGCTGTCAGCGACCCAGATTGCCGCCGGCTCGGCGCTCGTCGGCGTCCAACTGTACGGAACCATCGGCGGCTACGCGCTCCGCGAACACTTCGAAGGGATCGACAGCATCCTCGATGCGTTCTACTTCACGCTGATCACCTCGAGCACGGTCGGCTACGGTGACATCACGCCCGATCCGGAGTCGACGGAGGCGCTGTTGTTCACGATGTCCGTGCTCGTCCTCGGCGTGGCCAGCTTCGGTATCGCCATCGGGGCACTCGTCGGCCCGGCGATCCAGGCGCGTATCACCAAGACACTCGGAAAGATGACCGACTCACAACTCGAGCTGCTCGAGGACCACCTGCTGGTGCTCGGCTACGGCGAACTGACTGCACCGATCGTCGACGAACTGGCGGCAAACGCCGAGCCGTTCGTCGTCGTCACGAAAGACCAGGACGCGGCGAACGAACTCGCGGACCGCGACCTCGCCGTCGTCTCGGGCGATCCGAGCGACGAGGAGCCACTTCAACGGGCGAAAATCGACCGAACGAGCGGGATCGTCGTCGCGACCAACCACGACGCCCACGACGCCCTCACCATCCTGACGGCCCGCCAACTCGCCCCCGACGCCCGTATCGTCGCCGCAGCGACCGACCGTGAAAACACGAAGAAACTCGAGCGGGCGGGCGCGGACACGGTCATCAGTCCATCGGTGCTCGGGGGTCACCTGCTTATCCGGTCGGCACTCGGCGGCGACGACACGGAACTGATCGAACGGATCCTCGGCGACGCCGAGTGAGACCGGCGTCGACAGCTTACTCCGAGTCGGGCGCGCCTTCGAGGATTTCGACGCCGCTCGAGGCCCCGATGCGCTCGGCACCGGCCTCGAGCATGGCCATCGCCTCCTCGTAGCTGCCGATGCCGCCGCTGGCTTTGACGGGGAGGTACTCGCGCATGAGTTCGACGTCCGCGACGGTCGCACCACTGGTCACGGCGTCGCCGTTCGTCCGTTGTTCTGCCGGGTCGACGCTTGCAAACCCGGTCGAGGTCTTGACCATCGCTGCGTCGGCCGCGACGGCAGCCTCACAGGCGCGGCGTTTCTCGTCGTCGGTCAGCAGCGCCGTCTCGAGGATCACCTTCACGGGGGTCGGAACGGCGGCGACGAGTTCCGCCAGTTCAGCCCGAACGGCGTCGTCTTCACCGGCTTTCAGGCGGCCGACGTTGAGCACGACGTCGAGTTCGTCCGCCCCGGCTTTCCAGGCGAGGACCCCCTCGCGGCGTTTCACGTCGTGGTCGTTCTGGCCGTGTGGGAAGCCGATCACCGTCGCGAGAGTCACGTCGGGGGCGTAGTCGGCAGCCATCTCGAGGGCGTACGGCGGGATACAGGCGTTCATGCCGTACTCGGCGGCCTCGTCGAGGACGGTTCGGACGTCCTGGGGCGTCGTCTCGGGCCCGAGGACGGTATGGTCGATGAGCGACGCGAGTTCACTGCGGTCCATGGCGGAGCGACTCGTCGAACCATCAAAAACCCGCCCGATTCCTTTTGTTCCGGGAGGTGTAACGAGGTGTCATGACAGACGACCGGGTCGGAGTGCTCCCTGCCGTCGAATCTACGGCGACCGACATCGCCGAGATGCGGATTCGCGGCGCCGCGACGATCGCCGACGCCGCTGCCGAGGCGCTCGCAACGCAGGCCCACCAGACCCAGGCCGAAGGCCCTGAGGCGTTTCGTGAGGACCTCCGTGCGGCCGCCCAGACCCTCTACGAGACTCGCCCGACCGCGGTGAGTCTGCCGAAC of Natrarchaeobaculum sulfurireducens contains these proteins:
- a CDS encoding GNAT family N-acetyltransferase — its product is MNIRRATEDDYEAVVELTSDIWTDRGGDYLPDVYHEWLEDGPGEGKKTFLAEVDGDVAGIVQAVMLSADEAWFQSMRVSSDHRRQGVSQRLNEALFEWAREQGATVGRVMIFSWNTASFAAARTAGFEPRTEFRFAHVEPDSDATAPAGYSVSSDPTAAWRYWTHSDAREHLAGLGLAPEESWAMRELTREDVETFANETAVFAVEGESGRAGTAYRTRIYDRQTDDGETETWAEYGVGAWDDVDAARALFAAIARDGATVGADRTRVMIPETATFVTDAAYAGAGLADEPDFVLEIGLSTTT
- a CDS encoding ubiquitin-like small modifier protein 1 gives rise to the protein MSTEWKLFADLAERAGDKRVTVEASAGDTVGDALEQLVDDRSDLAGRVLTDDGDLRSQINVLRNGSNVVVEEDGLETELEGDDELALFPPVSGG
- a CDS encoding NAD-binding protein, which gives rise to MAADRTARSRLPDNWHRILTTRVAVALALAVALLSVATAIINIGTDVVYGPLAPYIPEAVRDAAGFTGALTGFLMVGSALALRRGLRVGWWATLLLLPLTAAQGFLQLSQYSLPLVVLSLVTIPVLLLTRKRFDNSLSLSATQIAAGSALVGVQLYGTIGGYALREHFEGIDSILDAFYFTLITSSTVGYGDITPDPESTEALLFTMSVLVLGVASFGIAIGALVGPAIQARITKTLGKMTDSQLELLEDHLLVLGYGELTAPIVDELAANAEPFVVVTKDQDAANELADRDLAVVSGDPSDEEPLQRAKIDRTSGIVVATNHDAHDALTILTARQLAPDARIVAAATDRENTKKLERAGADTVISPSVLGGHLLIRSALGGDDTELIERILGDAE
- the deoC gene encoding deoxyribose-phosphate aldolase, translating into MDRSELASLIDHTVLGPETTPQDVRTVLDEAAEYGMNACIPPYALEMAADYAPDVTLATVIGFPHGQNDHDVKRREGVLAWKAGADELDVVLNVGRLKAGEDDAVRAELAELVAAVPTPVKVILETALLTDDEKRRACEAAVAADAAMVKTSTGFASVDPAEQRTNGDAVTSGATVADVELMREYLPVKASGGIGSYEEAMAMLEAGAERIGASSGVEILEGAPDSE